Proteins from one uncultured Cohaesibacter sp. genomic window:
- a CDS encoding ABC transporter substrate-binding protein, protein MSPKSVFLAGAAYVALSASAFAACPVATVADMKGLTSAYPEQFELAEFQKAGSCELSFAQNPDIAKFNSQILGNKELPALADRLPQEPLVVVPYDAVGTYGGVITGLSKGTESGTSDLLSVRHVNLVRYADDLQTVVPNIAKSWEWNDDYTQLTFTLRKGHKWSDGEPFTAADIEFWYNDLILNKDVYEKTPGRWLFAGEPAVVKALDDVTVSFTFPVPTPGILNRFAVDYGQAFQPKHFLAQFMPKYNKDADKLAKDMGLENGAAAIKMYYGGSDWKDVPSPLLKDAEVAEKFGRAVVPTLESHIVVEENAEGRKLVANPYFHMVDTAGNQLPYIPEIDESYVKDKEVQNLKIMNGEVVWKQQAVFLEDFPLLKENEAKGNYTVSYAPTFGENIFFSFNRTHKDPVLAKLFNDIRFERAMSIALDREEINEIVYLGQGKPAQGVPAEPKTVSFVSEDILNQDIEFDPDHARELLADMGLKDADGDGTLERPDGKPLVIRLIYSSQGVPVKMMELVRDYWSAVGVRIDLKEVTSDEYRAGANNNDLDLTTWKYDGTAGPAISQDVTAFIPPFGDVFNPGTGFAWAQWMDSDGKEGVEPPAYVKKLYDLSEKFLQVSMGSEESNKLGAEIVKIHVDNLLKIGTVGDIVAPFMYRNDLKNVKPIKAKSYDFYWTYPYRPQQWFLSK, encoded by the coding sequence ATGAGCCCCAAATCTGTTTTTCTCGCCGGAGCGGCCTATGTCGCGCTGAGCGCCTCTGCCTTTGCTGCATGCCCGGTAGCAACTGTTGCAGATATGAAAGGCCTGACCTCTGCCTATCCTGAGCAGTTTGAGTTGGCCGAATTTCAAAAAGCCGGTAGCTGCGAGCTGTCCTTTGCCCAGAACCCGGATATCGCCAAATTCAACAGCCAGATCCTCGGTAACAAAGAGCTGCCAGCGCTTGCTGATCGTCTGCCGCAAGAGCCGCTTGTTGTTGTTCCCTATGATGCCGTCGGCACCTATGGCGGCGTGATTACCGGCCTTTCCAAAGGGACGGAATCCGGCACCTCGGATCTTCTCTCCGTGCGCCATGTAAACCTTGTGCGTTATGCCGATGACCTGCAGACCGTGGTTCCCAACATTGCCAAAAGCTGGGAATGGAATGACGACTACACGCAGCTGACCTTCACCCTGCGCAAAGGGCATAAATGGTCTGATGGCGAGCCTTTCACCGCAGCCGATATCGAATTCTGGTATAACGATCTGATCCTGAACAAAGATGTTTACGAAAAGACGCCGGGCCGCTGGTTGTTCGCTGGTGAGCCAGCCGTTGTCAAGGCGCTGGATGATGTCACCGTCTCCTTCACTTTCCCTGTGCCAACGCCAGGCATTCTCAACCGCTTCGCTGTTGACTATGGTCAGGCTTTCCAGCCCAAGCATTTCCTCGCCCAGTTCATGCCGAAATACAACAAGGATGCCGACAAGCTGGCAAAGGACATGGGGCTTGAGAATGGCGCTGCGGCCATCAAGATGTATTATGGCGGCTCCGACTGGAAAGACGTGCCAAGCCCGCTGCTGAAGGACGCTGAAGTTGCCGAGAAATTCGGTCGTGCCGTGGTGCCGACGCTGGAATCCCACATTGTGGTGGAAGAAAATGCCGAAGGCCGCAAGCTGGTCGCCAACCCATATTTCCATATGGTTGACACCGCAGGCAATCAGCTTCCCTACATTCCAGAAATTGACGAAAGCTACGTCAAGGACAAGGAAGTCCAGAATCTGAAGATCATGAATGGTGAAGTTGTCTGGAAACAACAGGCCGTCTTCCTGGAGGACTTCCCGCTGCTCAAGGAAAATGAAGCCAAGGGCAACTATACCGTTTCCTACGCGCCGACCTTCGGGGAGAATATCTTCTTCTCCTTCAACCGCACCCACAAGGATCCGGTGCTGGCCAAGCTGTTCAATGACATCCGCTTTGAACGCGCTATGTCCATTGCGCTGGATCGTGAAGAAATCAACGAGATTGTCTATCTGGGGCAGGGGAAGCCGGCACAGGGTGTACCGGCCGAACCAAAGACCGTGTCTTTCGTCTCTGAAGACATCCTCAATCAGGATATCGAATTCGATCCTGATCATGCCAGAGAGCTGCTCGCCGATATGGGCCTCAAGGATGCGGATGGCGACGGCACGCTGGAACGTCCGGATGGCAAGCCGCTGGTTATCCGCCTGATCTATTCCTCTCAGGGTGTGCCAGTGAAGATGATGGAACTGGTGCGTGACTATTGGTCCGCTGTGGGTGTTCGCATCGATCTTAAAGAGGTGACCTCTGATGAATATCGCGCTGGCGCCAACAACAACGATCTTGATCTGACGACCTGGAAATATGACGGCACCGCCGGTCCTGCCATTTCTCAGGATGTGACAGCCTTCATTCCGCCATTCGGAGATGTCTTCAACCCGGGCACCGGTTTTGCCTGGGCCCAGTGGATGGATTCCGATGGCAAGGAAGGCGTTGAGCCACCAGCCTATGTCAAGAAGCTCTATGACCTGTCCGAGAAGTTCCTGCAGGTTTCCATGGGCTCTGAGGAATCCAACAAACTGGGCGCCGAGATCGTCAAGATCCATGTCGACAATTTGCTGAAAATCGGCACCGTCGGCGATATCGTCGCGCCATTCATGTATCGCAATGATTTGAAAAACGTCAAACCGATCAAGGCCAAGTCCTACGACTTCTACTGGACATACCCATACCGCCCACAACAGTGGTTCCTGTCCAAATAA
- a CDS encoding ABC transporter permease has translation MLRFTLERLVGMIVTMVLVSMMVFLIMEIPPGDYADRYAFRKYSGTGIAITEADIEAIRHDFGLDKPMALRYVDWIGNIVLHGDFGQAFAFETDVTKVIGDKVWLTMAILFGTLLLTYLIAIPIGIYAAVRRASLADYGLTIFSYLGLALPNFLLALILLYFVNLWFGADIGGLFSTGMSDAPWSFAKAWDLIKHLWLPAFVLAWSAVAYQIQTIRATMSDELNKLSVTAARARGVPETKLLIKYPARLAINPVVSTIGFDVNRIFSELPIVAVVLGLTELGELLLNAYLDLDMYVAGAILLMLTFVIVLMNFISDLLLAWLDPRIKLGSN, from the coding sequence ATGCTTCGTTTTACGCTTGAGCGACTGGTTGGCATGATTGTCACGATGGTGCTTGTTTCCATGATGGTTTTCCTGATCATGGAAATTCCACCTGGTGACTATGCGGATCGCTATGCCTTCCGCAAATATTCAGGCACCGGTATCGCCATTACGGAAGCGGACATTGAGGCCATCCGGCATGATTTCGGCCTCGATAAACCCATGGCACTGCGCTATGTCGACTGGATTGGCAACATCGTTCTACATGGCGATTTCGGGCAGGCCTTCGCCTTTGAAACCGATGTGACCAAGGTCATAGGCGACAAGGTCTGGCTGACGATGGCGATCCTGTTTGGAACATTGCTGCTCACCTATCTGATTGCCATCCCAATAGGCATCTATGCCGCCGTCAGGCGGGCCTCTTTGGCCGATTACGGTCTCACGATCTTTTCTTATCTGGGGCTGGCTCTGCCCAACTTCCTGCTGGCTCTAATTCTGCTTTATTTCGTCAATCTCTGGTTCGGTGCGGACATTGGTGGATTGTTTTCAACGGGCATGTCCGATGCGCCTTGGTCTTTTGCCAAGGCATGGGACCTGATCAAGCATCTGTGGCTTCCGGCCTTCGTGCTGGCCTGGTCGGCGGTCGCCTATCAGATCCAGACCATTCGCGCCACCATGTCAGATGAACTCAACAAGCTTTCGGTTACGGCAGCGCGTGCCCGTGGTGTGCCGGAGACCAAGTTGCTGATCAAATATCCCGCCCGCCTTGCCATCAATCCGGTGGTCTCCACCATCGGCTTTGACGTCAACCGTATCTTCTCCGAGCTCCCCATCGTTGCCGTCGTGCTGGGGCTGACTGAGCTCGGCGAATTGCTGCTCAATGCCTATCTCGATCTCGACATGTATGTCGCCGGAGCCATCTTGCTGATGCTTACCTTTGTGATTGTGTTGATGAACTTCATTTCGGACCTGCTGCTGGCCTGGCTTGATCCGCGCATCAAACTGGGGAGCAATTGA
- a CDS encoding ABC transporter permease yields the protein MADITDSGASMSTSTKGSKESAKEHKKRLKYYSASQWTLIWWRFRRHRAAMVAAAVLIFMALLGIFAEFVAPYGPTSRDTKYLDGAPQVPLFCDQNGCSWRPFVHGVSTKRDPVTLRAISVPDPEKRVYLTFFAQGEKTELLGFIPSKTHFFLLDDKRAKLHLWGTDDLGRDVFSRTIYATRTSLSIGVIGVLISFVLALIIGGVAGYAGGWVDNIIQRVTEVIRVVPIIPLYMGLAAAMPKEWSTTEVYFAMTLILGFFGWPTLARRIRSQLLSIRSEDYVVAARLAGARPLRIISQHMLPSFTSFIIVDLVISFPYMILSETALSFVGLGLRPPTVSWGVLLQQAQSVRVIEQTPWLFIPAIFVVLAVLAFTVVGDGLRDAADPYSDAR from the coding sequence ATGGCAGATATCACAGACAGCGGCGCTTCCATGTCCACCTCAACCAAAGGCTCGAAAGAGAGCGCAAAGGAACACAAGAAGCGGCTCAAATATTATTCAGCCAGCCAATGGACCCTGATATGGTGGCGCTTCCGCCGCCATCGTGCGGCCATGGTTGCTGCTGCTGTGCTTATCTTCATGGCGTTGTTGGGCATCTTTGCCGAGTTCGTGGCGCCCTATGGCCCAACCAGCCGCGATACCAAATATCTAGATGGCGCGCCTCAAGTGCCGCTCTTCTGCGATCAGAATGGTTGCTCATGGCGCCCCTTCGTGCATGGTGTCAGCACAAAACGCGATCCCGTGACGTTGCGGGCTATCTCGGTGCCCGATCCTGAGAAGCGTGTCTATCTGACCTTCTTTGCCCAAGGGGAAAAGACAGAGCTTTTGGGCTTTATCCCCTCCAAGACCCATTTCTTTTTGTTGGATGACAAGCGTGCCAAGCTGCATCTGTGGGGCACGGATGATCTGGGCCGCGATGTCTTTTCGCGCACCATCTATGCAACGCGCACCTCGCTCTCCATCGGCGTGATTGGCGTGTTGATCTCTTTCGTGCTCGCTCTCATCATCGGTGGCGTGGCTGGCTATGCCGGGGGCTGGGTGGACAATATCATCCAGCGCGTGACCGAGGTCATCCGCGTGGTGCCGATCATCCCGCTCTATATGGGGCTGGCCGCAGCCATGCCCAAGGAGTGGTCCACCACAGAAGTCTATTTCGCGATGACGCTCATCTTGGGCTTTTTCGGTTGGCCCACGCTGGCTCGACGCATCCGCTCACAGCTGCTTTCCATCCGTTCGGAGGATTATGTGGTGGCGGCACGGTTGGCCGGAGCGCGCCCGTTGCGCATCATTTCCCAGCATATGCTGCCCAGCTTTACCAGCTTTATCATCGTCGATCTGGTGATCTCGTTCCCCTACATGATCCTCAGCGAGACGGCGCTGTCCTTTGTCGGCCTCGGCTTGCGACCACCTACGGTGTCGTGGGGCGTTCTGTTGCAACAGGCCCAGTCGGTGCGAGTCATCGAGCAGACGCCTTGGCTGTTCATTCCTGCAATCTTCGTGGTGCTGGCTGTGCTGGCCTTCACTGTGGTGGGCGATGGTCTGCGCGATGCGGCCGACCCATATTCGGACGCACGATAG
- a CDS encoding ABC transporter ATP-binding protein: protein MLKVKNLSISFRTDEGLITPVQDIAFEVQPGRTLGIVGESGSGKSISTKALMQLLPGNGIISSEAKILYTDKSGKTFDINKLGKKGRAIRHIRGGEIGMIFQEPMASFSPVYTIGNQMVEAIRLHRNVGRKDARHIAIEMLDKVGISNPEARVDQYPHEMSGGMRQRAMIALALSAGPALLIADEPTTALDVTIQAQVLELMRNLQRDLSMGMIFITHDLGVISHIADDVAVMYLGTIVERGPTDKVIHEPAHPYTQGLIKALPSVDRLHDRLTPIPGDIPSPNDRPTGCPFHTRCTKVIAGLCDQHQPQILQVGEDHTVRCFLHEKQQRASA, encoded by the coding sequence ATGCTGAAAGTAAAAAATCTCTCCATTTCCTTCCGCACAGATGAAGGGCTGATCACGCCGGTTCAGGATATTGCCTTTGAAGTTCAGCCGGGGCGCACCCTCGGCATCGTTGGGGAATCCGGCTCGGGTAAATCCATCTCCACCAAGGCACTGATGCAGCTTCTTCCCGGCAACGGCATCATTTCCAGTGAAGCGAAAATTCTCTATACCGACAAGTCCGGAAAGACATTCGATATCAACAAGCTGGGCAAGAAGGGAAGGGCCATTCGTCATATTCGGGGGGGCGAAATTGGTATGATCTTTCAGGAGCCCATGGCGTCCTTCTCGCCCGTTTACACCATAGGCAACCAGATGGTGGAAGCCATACGGCTGCATCGCAATGTCGGACGCAAGGATGCGCGCCACATCGCCATTGAAATGCTCGACAAGGTGGGTATCTCCAACCCCGAAGCACGGGTGGATCAATATCCTCACGAAATGTCCGGCGGCATGCGTCAGCGGGCGATGATTGCTCTGGCCCTGTCGGCTGGTCCCGCCTTGCTGATAGCCGACGAGCCGACCACCGCGCTGGACGTAACCATTCAGGCACAGGTGCTTGAATTGATGCGTAACCTGCAGCGCGATCTCTCGATGGGCATGATTTTCATTACCCATGATCTTGGCGTCATTTCCCATATCGCCGATGATGTGGCGGTGATGTATCTGGGTACGATTGTTGAGCGAGGACCGACCGACAAGGTCATTCACGAGCCAGCCCATCCCTATACGCAAGGACTGATCAAGGCCTTGCCCAGCGTCGACCGGCTGCATGATCGCTTGACACCCATTCCCGGAGACATACCCAGCCCCAACGACCGGCCCACAGGCTGCCCGTTTCATACCCGCTGCACCAAGGTGATTGCCGGGCTCTGCGATCAACATCAACCGCAGATTTTACAGGTGGGGGAAGATCACACCGTGCGCTGCTTTCTGCATGAAAAACAGCAAAGAGCAAGCGCATGA
- a CDS encoding ABC transporter ATP-binding protein, protein MTMDATRMDNSSKQENELLIEVKNLEVRFPIRKKKLFSSEVSYLRAVDDVSFDIRRGETVGLVGESGSGKTTVGRAILRAIDPTAGDVIFHTREHDIYLDELEGEELRRFRKKMGMVFSEGPHSIANMASDILRSFRPRMSLVFQDPYSSLNPRMTVRDIIAEPLVASGMMKNRDKIDQRVRDIASRCKLNLEHLRRFPHAFSGGQRQRICIARALVTRPDFVVCDESVSALDVSIQAEIVNLLKDLQEEMGVAFLFIAHDLSVVAQMSHRVAVMYVGKFVEYAPTESLFYKPRHPYTHALLSAIPTIDPDESFDPIRLEGEIPNPLAAPSGCRFHTRCPYATEQCASEIPHWQEIAPEHFVACHRVDELDFSRDKQSADITD, encoded by the coding sequence ATGACCATGGACGCAACAAGGATGGACAACAGCAGTAAACAAGAGAACGAGCTTCTCATCGAGGTCAAGAATCTTGAAGTCCGGTTCCCGATCCGCAAGAAGAAACTCTTTTCATCCGAAGTCTCCTATCTGCGAGCGGTCGACGATGTCAGCTTTGACATCAGACGAGGCGAAACGGTCGGTCTGGTAGGAGAATCCGGGTCTGGCAAAACCACCGTTGGCCGCGCCATTCTGCGCGCCATTGACCCCACTGCGGGCGATGTGATCTTCCACACCCGCGAGCATGATATCTATCTCGATGAGTTGGAAGGGGAAGAGCTGCGCCGGTTTCGAAAGAAAATGGGCATGGTCTTCTCTGAAGGTCCTCATTCGATTGCCAATATGGCGAGTGACATTCTGCGTTCCTTTCGCCCGCGCATGAGCCTTGTCTTTCAGGATCCCTATTCTTCGCTCAACCCGCGCATGACCGTGCGCGACATCATTGCCGAGCCTCTGGTCGCATCCGGCATGATGAAAAATCGCGACAAGATCGATCAGCGGGTGCGCGATATCGCAAGTCGCTGCAAGCTCAATCTGGAGCATCTGCGCCGTTTCCCCCACGCATTCTCGGGCGGACAACGCCAGCGCATCTGCATCGCGCGGGCCTTGGTAACGCGGCCTGATTTTGTGGTTTGCGACGAGAGCGTTTCTGCGCTGGATGTGTCCATTCAGGCAGAGATCGTCAATCTACTCAAAGACCTACAGGAAGAAATGGGCGTGGCCTTTCTGTTCATTGCCCATGATCTGTCTGTGGTGGCCCAAATGTCCCATCGTGTGGCCGTGATGTATGTGGGCAAGTTCGTTGAATATGCGCCTACCGAGAGTCTTTTCTATAAGCCGCGCCATCCCTATACCCACGCGCTTTTGTCGGCCATTCCGACCATAGATCCGGACGAGAGTTTCGATCCGATCAGGTTGGAAGGCGAAATTCCCAACCCGCTCGCCGCGCCATCCGGCTGTCGCTTTCACACCCGCTGCCCCTATGCAACGGAGCAATGCGCCAGTGAAATCCCGCACTGGCAGGAAATAGCGCCGGAGCATTTTGTGGCCTGCCATAGGGTGGATGAGCTCGATTTCTCCCGCGACAAACAAAGCGCGGATATCACCGATTAG
- a CDS encoding 2-aminoethylphosphonate--pyruvate transaminase has product MGEPFLLTPGPLTTSFAVKQAMLRDWGSWDGDFRAMTADMRRRLLALLGAEQGAFECIPMQGSGSYLVEALLGTMVPKDGKLLVLANGAYGLRAAKTMEAIGRAYHLLHKGDYLPPRGAEVADILANDPAITHVLAIHCETSSGILNPIAEISQATYAAGRKLLVDSMSAFGAVTMEPDQIRYEALVSSANKCIEGVPGFGFALVRRSELIATKGNCHSLSLDLHAQWENLEKSGQWRFTPPTHVVAAFLEALKAHEAEGGVAVRGARYTNNRDVMVAGMRALGFETLLDARWLSPIIVTFFCPADERFVFDRFYELMKDKGFIIYPGKLTVVESFRIGCIGQMDEAIMRRVVAAAKQSLEELGVTSAAPPLAAFEERKKLNA; this is encoded by the coding sequence ATGGGCGAGCCTTTTCTGCTGACGCCCGGTCCGCTGACCACCTCCTTTGCCGTCAAGCAGGCGATGCTGAGGGATTGGGGCAGTTGGGATGGCGACTTCCGTGCCATGACCGCCGATATGCGCCGCCGACTGCTCGCTCTGTTGGGGGCGGAACAAGGCGCCTTTGAATGCATTCCCATGCAAGGCTCCGGCTCCTATCTGGTCGAAGCGTTGCTCGGCACCATGGTGCCCAAGGATGGCAAATTGCTTGTGCTGGCCAATGGGGCCTATGGCCTGCGGGCCGCAAAGACAATGGAAGCCATTGGCAGGGCTTATCACCTGCTTCACAAGGGCGATTATCTGCCTCCGCGTGGTGCCGAGGTGGCTGATATCCTTGCCAATGATCCGGCTATCACCCATGTGCTGGCGATCCATTGCGAAACCAGTTCGGGCATTCTCAACCCCATCGCCGAGATTTCTCAGGCCACCTATGCCGCCGGGCGCAAGCTGCTGGTGGATTCCATGTCTGCCTTTGGCGCTGTGACCATGGAGCCCGATCAGATCCGTTATGAGGCGCTGGTTTCATCGGCAAACAAATGCATCGAGGGGGTGCCGGGCTTTGGCTTTGCGCTGGTACGCCGCAGTGAACTCATCGCCACCAAAGGCAACTGCCATTCTCTCAGTCTTGATCTTCATGCCCAATGGGAAAATCTGGAAAAGAGCGGCCAGTGGCGCTTTACACCGCCGACCCATGTGGTTGCCGCATTTCTTGAGGCATTGAAAGCCCATGAGGCCGAGGGCGGTGTGGCGGTGCGTGGGGCCCGCTACACCAACAATCGCGACGTGATGGTCGCCGGTATGCGGGCGTTGGGCTTTGAAACCCTGCTCGATGCGCGTTGGCTTTCGCCGATCATCGTTACCTTTTTCTGCCCGGCCGATGAGCGCTTCGTGTTTGATCGCTTCTATGAGCTGATGAAAGACAAGGGCTTCATCATCTATCCGGGCAAGCTGACGGTGGTGGAAAGCTTCCGCATTGGCTGCATCGGCCAGATGGATGAAGCCATCATGCGTCGCGTTGTGGCTGCGGCAAAACAGAGCCTTGAGGAACTGGGCGTAACAAGCGCCGCCCCGCCTTTGGCAGCCTTTGAAGAACGTAAGAAGCTGAACGCTTGA
- the phnX gene encoding phosphonoacetaldehyde hydrolase yields MTQIKAVIFDWAGTLVDFGSFAPMGVFVKCFEEFGIKASIEQARAPMGLPKWNHIRAMMDDDAIAAQWQAKYGQEPTDADVDKIYEIFVPMNEKVAADYADLVPGALETIDWLRTRGIKIGSTTGYTRSIMEHVLPVVKKQGFEPDNLICADDLAEGRPGPLGMYQSFVDLAVYPPSAVIKVDDTVPGLKEGVAAGCITVGLALSGNFVGKTPQELAALSEGEIASLREAATVLLKEGGADYVIDTVADLPALIETL; encoded by the coding sequence ATGACACAGATAAAAGCGGTTATATTTGATTGGGCCGGAACGCTGGTGGATTTCGGCAGCTTCGCGCCTATGGGCGTCTTCGTCAAATGCTTCGAGGAATTTGGCATCAAGGCGTCCATTGAGCAGGCCCGTGCCCCCATGGGGTTGCCCAAATGGAACCATATCCGCGCCATGATGGACGATGACGCCATCGCGGCCCAATGGCAGGCCAAATATGGCCAGGAACCAACCGATGCCGATGTCGACAAGATCTATGAGATCTTCGTACCGATGAATGAAAAGGTCGCTGCCGACTATGCCGATCTGGTGCCCGGTGCGCTGGAAACCATCGACTGGCTGCGCACGCGCGGCATCAAGATTGGCTCCACGACAGGCTATACCCGCTCGATCATGGAGCATGTCTTGCCTGTTGTGAAGAAACAGGGGTTCGAGCCGGACAATCTCATCTGTGCTGATGATCTGGCCGAGGGCCGCCCCGGTCCGCTGGGCATGTATCAGAGCTTCGTGGATCTGGCCGTCTATCCGCCTTCTGCTGTCATCAAGGTGGATGACACGGTGCCGGGCCTCAAGGAAGGTGTCGCCGCAGGCTGTATCACGGTCGGGCTGGCGCTCTCCGGCAATTTCGTCGGCAAGACGCCGCAAGAGCTGGCTGCGCTTTCCGAGGGGGAAATTGCCAGCTTGCGAGAGGCCGCGACTGTGCTACTCAAAGAGGGTGGGGCGGATTATGTCATCGACACGGTGGCCGATCTGCCAGCCCTGATCGAAACACTCTGA
- a CDS encoding sulfatase-like hydrolase/transferase → MSRPNIILITADQWRGDCLGAVGHPTLKTPNLDALAADAVLFRNHYCATAPCSPARATLYTGLYQMNHRVVRNGAPLADGFDTLAKAGRRAGYKPTLFGYTDTALDPRTLAPDDPALTTYENVLPGMEVGQALPEDDKPWLTWLKTRGYDVASRFEALTPPMEPGERVSMLPPCYGADETPTAFLLEKMEDWLDEQREEDAPFFAHLSFIRPHPPFVVPEPYNSMYAPEAAQDAAPAFDRHPCATAEAASHPFADLMMQHNGLSSFLTYDEDGNPNPKGRVKDLSAHDISRIRALYYGMISEVDAAIGRLIASLKARGLWENTVFIFTSDHAEMMGDHWMLGKGGFHASSYHIPLIIRTPDGGRGETVSAFTSSADIFPTLLEILGDEAINALDGTSLMEHVCGNPVSGWRDAAFYEFDFRAQRAGSAELKARMRQEECSLAVLRDEAFHYVHIPGFPALLFDLQKDPQCLNNVAEDEAYLRTRLIYAEKLLDLRARHMDETLARMLMTPQGAVITD, encoded by the coding sequence ATGTCCAGACCGAATATCATTCTTATAACGGCCGATCAGTGGCGCGGTGATTGTTTGGGCGCGGTGGGGCATCCGACTCTCAAGACCCCCAATCTGGATGCATTGGCGGCCGATGCAGTTTTGTTTCGCAATCACTATTGTGCAACGGCTCCTTGCTCGCCGGCGCGGGCAACCCTTTACACCGGTCTTTACCAGATGAACCACAGGGTGGTGCGCAATGGAGCGCCATTGGCTGACGGGTTTGATACGCTCGCCAAGGCCGGGCGCAGGGCTGGTTACAAGCCGACGCTTTTCGGCTACACGGACACGGCGCTCGACCCGCGCACTCTGGCACCAGATGATCCGGCTCTGACCACCTATGAGAATGTGCTACCGGGCATGGAGGTGGGGCAAGCGCTGCCCGAAGATGACAAGCCATGGCTGACATGGCTCAAGACGCGCGGCTATGATGTTGCCTCCCGCTTTGAGGCCCTCACGCCGCCGATGGAACCGGGGGAACGGGTCTCCATGCTGCCGCCTTGCTACGGGGCAGATGAAACACCGACGGCCTTCCTGCTGGAAAAGATGGAAGACTGGCTGGATGAGCAGCGGGAGGAGGACGCACCTTTCTTTGCTCATCTCTCCTTCATTCGTCCGCATCCGCCTTTTGTTGTGCCTGAGCCTTACAACAGCATGTATGCGCCTGAGGCTGCTCAAGACGCAGCACCTGCCTTCGATCGGCATCCCTGCGCCACAGCCGAGGCGGCAAGCCACCCGTTTGCCGACTTGATGATGCAGCATAACGGGCTATCGAGCTTCCTCACCTATGATGAGGACGGCAACCCGAACCCGAAAGGGCGTGTCAAGGATCTATCAGCTCATGATATCAGCCGTATTCGAGCCCTCTATTATGGCATGATCTCGGAAGTCGACGCCGCCATTGGTCGCCTGATTGCCAGCCTCAAGGCGCGCGGGCTCTGGGAGAATACGGTCTTCATCTTTACCTCCGATCATGCCGAAATGATGGGGGATCACTGGATGCTCGGCAAGGGCGGATTTCACGCCTCCAGCTATCACATCCCTCTGATTATCCGGACACCGGACGGCGGCCGCGGCGAGACGGTTAGCGCCTTTACGTCCAGCGCCGACATCTTCCCCACCTTGCTTGAAATTCTTGGTGATGAGGCTATCAACGCGCTTGATGGCACCTCGCTTATGGAGCATGTCTGCGGCAATCCCGTAAGCGGGTGGCGCGATGCTGCCTTTTACGAGTTTGACTTCCGCGCCCAGCGTGCGGGCAGCGCCGAACTCAAGGCCCGTATGCGGCAGGAAGAATGTTCGCTTGCGGTATTGCGAGACGAAGCCTTTCACTATGTGCACATCCCCGGCTTTCCAGCCCTGTTGTTCGATCTGCAAAAGGACCCCCAGTGCCTTAACAATGTCGCCGAGGATGAAGCCTATCTGCGCACGCGGCTCATCTATGCCGAGAAGCTGCTTGATCTGAGGGCGCGGCATATGGACGAAACACTGGCGCGCATGCTGATGACCCCGCAAGGCGCGGTGATCACCGACTAA
- a CDS encoding phosphodiesterase, with the protein MIKNPDMLKFIHLTDCHIVKDGGAVYGQQPAGRLRAAIDSINSEHHDADFVVITGDLTHHGDDAAYEIFARELRRLSIPSHLLVGNHDDVRTFRFHFPEAQRCDCGFIQGSKRTPFGLCLFLDTSQRGSDVGRYCEERQGWLKGVLSETSGPVMLFMHHPPFAIGLPDMDESRLEDAEAFWQILRPHRHRVRHIFVGHAHRMVYGNWRGLPVSCMRGLNHQVALEMTSSPKGQYGNFEAPAYGVVLANEEQIMVHMHDFMDRSDRFIF; encoded by the coding sequence ATGATCAAAAATCCCGATATGCTGAAATTCATCCATCTGACCGATTGCCATATTGTCAAGGATGGCGGCGCTGTATACGGCCAACAGCCAGCAGGCAGGTTGCGCGCGGCAATCGACAGCATCAACAGCGAGCATCATGATGCAGACTTCGTCGTCATAACAGGCGATCTGACCCATCATGGCGATGATGCTGCTTATGAAATATTTGCCCGTGAACTCCGGCGGCTGTCCATTCCGTCCCATCTTCTCGTGGGCAATCATGATGATGTTCGTACCTTCCGCTTTCATTTCCCCGAAGCACAGCGCTGCGATTGCGGCTTCATTCAAGGCTCCAAGCGCACGCCATTCGGACTTTGTCTGTTTCTGGATACCAGCCAGCGCGGCAGTGATGTGGGGCGTTATTGCGAAGAGAGGCAAGGATGGCTGAAGGGCGTCTTGAGCGAAACCTCGGGGCCGGTGATGCTGTTCATGCACCATCCCCCCTTCGCCATCGGCCTGCCCGACATGGATGAGAGCCGCCTTGAAGATGCGGAAGCCTTCTGGCAGATCCTGAGGCCCCATCGCCATCGCGTGCGGCATATCTTTGTCGGTCATGCCCATCGGATGGTCTATGGCAATTGGCGCGGGCTGCCCGTTTCCTGCATGCGCGGGCTCAACCATCAGGTGGCCCTAGAGATGACATCCTCTCCGAAGGGTCAATATGGCAATTTCGAAGCTCCAGCCTATGGCGTGGTGCTGGCCAACGAAGAGCAGATCATGGTGCATATGCACGATTTCATGGATCGCTCGGATCGCTTCATCTTTTAG